From a single Eleginops maclovinus isolate JMC-PN-2008 ecotype Puerto Natales chromosome 2, JC_Emac_rtc_rv5, whole genome shotgun sequence genomic region:
- the tmem17 gene encoding transmembrane protein 17B produces the protein MELSETIRKRVEDFSRNVLFDQSRTRPFAKENDTFLPHDKRVLSSLHLQMSLYFNMWFFPLWWISETVMLHLKYPALPDYYKFILVTVLILMTLIEAIRLFLGYAGNLQEKVPELAGFWLLSILLQFPLILFQLFNEAILIQPLERGVHIVLALFILTQALFGFVALRDLVRHTERQFHLRQFD, from the exons ATGGAGCTGTCGGAGACCATCAGAAAACGTGTAGAAGATTTCTCTCGGAATGTGTTGTTCGATCAGAGTCGGACTCGGCCTTTCGCCAAAGAGAATGACACGTTTCTGCCACACG acaagCGGGTTCTGTCTAGTCTCCACCTCCAGATGTCTCTGTACTTTAACATGTGGTTCTTCCCCTTGTGGTGGATCAGTGAAACTGTAATGCTGCACCTCAAG TATCCTGCCTTGCCAGACTACTACAAGTTCATCCTTGTCACTGTTCTCATCTTGATGACTCTGATCGAGGCCATTAGACTGTTTCTTGGCTATGCTGGGAACCTGCAAGAAAAG gTCCCGGAGCTGGCTGGTTTTTGGCTGCTGAGCATCCTGCTGCAGTTTCCCCTTATCCTATTTCAGCTTTTCAATGAAGCCATTCTCATACAACCCTTGGAGAGGGGTGTTCACATAGTTCTCGCCTTATTCATACTCACACAG GCCCTCTTTGGGTTTGTGGCGCTGCGGGACTTggtcagacacacagagaggcagtTTCATCTCCGACAGTTTGACTGA